ctaggtgttcatcgtcaggagagtgatcgaaatctggcattcgaagccaatgcaactagcgtttctggactttgaagccgcgttcgactctcctcaccgaggtcgtcttctcaacgcgcttcgcgccgagtaccaggaaagttcgttcgcttgctagATGACATGAAttaacgaacaactgctgcaattcgaacaccagccggatgtacaacaccgtttgaagtggtaactggagtaagacaaggggcagtggcaggacctttcctgttcaatttcgcaatcgacgacattctgcgaagaacagtcgaccagtgtcctgccgacattgtcttggcaccatcagggtgccccttgactgatctctAGTATGCCGACGATGTttttatattcgcggaaagcagtacgaaacttcaacattttgtcagccttgtatcgaagctagctgcagcctatggactacgtctacgccctgataaatgcaagcagatgtggatctcttcgagatcACGAACGGGAAttagggtggacggacaaccgatagaactcatcgatgagttctgttacctgggctgtacgctgaagaacaacggtagctacgagagagatgttcagcaaagatgcgctaaggccacttctgcatttaattccttaacgaaatgcctgtggttgacccccaacgaagtcaagctgcgagtctacctgtctgcaattcgccccattatgatgtacggatcggagacttgggcagcaccatcaacggttatggagaagcttgactgCCCGGAACGAAAGCCGCTTAGACGGtgacttggctacttttggcctagggtatgtcacaatgaagatctctacgcagaaattgatgtggtactggtggatgacacgtggaagacatcaacattttgcaccgctatcgaaagtggctaaggTAAATCGTCtgcgcttctttggtcatatactaaggagaccggcagatcaacttgttcaacgagttgtgaggagtttgccgggttcaagctggaagaagccacctggccgaaaacggaagatCTGGACTGAcacggtgaaagaggacctgaggaaactcggcgtggataggcagttcaggcgagacgcaAGATTTTGCATAATGTGGGATAGCGATGAGtgaattgattctgtgcaagctctcgcagaagatcgagaaggtagGGCAGAGCTGTgctcaaggacggcacacctcggcgaagctGCGGGTAATcacgtcaggcgatgacatcagcccgccgattaagtcaagtaagtcattgaaaacaacataaatGGTGTTATATTATCACAAAGTAACAACTTACTGCGCAGGTATACTTGTTGATCATGTAGATGAAGATTTTATGTTTGCAATTTCCTCAAACTCTTCACCGGAAATTAGGTTGAGCATTTTTAGAAGTTCTAGAATTTATctaggaaaacagaaaaaacagaacCGCGTAAAAAGACAGTGGAAGCGAACAGCAAcagcaagcaaaaaaaacaactgtggAGTACTGTGAAACAAATTCTCATAACTTTACGGCCGTAAGCGTTATATATCGTCCTACCGACGGCAAATCGTGAATAAATTCACCTTCTGAATCAAACATAACATAAATTTTATGCCAAATTGAATCAAACATAACATAAATTTTACGACAAATCTCGAC
The Necator americanus strain Aroian chromosome I, whole genome shotgun sequence genome window above contains:
- a CDS encoding hypothetical protein (NECATOR_CHRI.G839.T1), whose product is MWISSRSRTGIRVDGQPIELIDEFCYLGCTLKNNGSYERDVQQRCAKATSAFNSLTKCLWLTPNEVKLRVYLSAIRPIMMYGSETWAAPSTVMEKLDCPERKPLRR
- a CDS encoding hypothetical protein (NECATOR_CHRI.G840.T1) codes for the protein MKISTQKLMWYWWMTRGRHQHFAPLSKVAKVNRLRFFGHILRRPADQLVQRVVRSLPGSSWKKPPGRKRKIWTDTVKEDLRKLGVDRQFRRDARFCIMWDSDE